A genomic segment from Tolypothrix sp. NIES-4075 encodes:
- a CDS encoding NosD domain-containing protein, translating into MNYLNEKANWGLSKSKGILLAENTFRSKSKGILSKSKGILLAENTFRSKSKGILSKSKGILLAENTFRSKSKGILSKSNA; encoded by the coding sequence GTGAATTACTTAAATGAGAAAGCAAACTGGGGTTTGAGTAAGTCAAAAGGCATTTTGCTTGCGGAAAACACCTTTAGGAGTAAGTCAAAAGGCATTTTGAGTAAGTCAAAAGGCATTTTGCTTGCGGAAAACACCTTTAGGAGTAAGTCAAAAGGCATTTTGAGTAAGTCAAAAGGCATTTTGCTTGCGGAAAACACCTTTAGGAGTAAGTCAAAAGGCATTTTGAGTAAGTCAAATGCCTAA
- a CDS encoding GUN4 domain-containing protein gives MTDEIPVKKILVLSANPKGTKPLRLGEEIREIKDGLRRARERERFIIESAEAVRYRDIRRAILDYEPHIVHFSGHGLEEGLVFEDETGREKLVEPQALAGLFKLFADQVECVLLNACYSEHQAKAIAQHINYVIGMSHAIGDKAAIEFAVGFYDALLARRSVEIAYQFGCNAIQMASIPEHLTPKLLKQAEAELKKLQNYDDIKDEYVNLLKQEEEQQEAQKRRQEEQVEAHRLQRQQEQQEAERLQRQKQKTNDLPSEKGVDYTKLRDLLAAGKWKDADQETLAVMLQATGREKEGWLDYESIKKFSCTDLRTIDQLWVKYSNGRFGFSVQKRIWESVGKDYGKFGDRVGWRQMRTEIVDKWFGLKQETQHQPFWLNQDQLTYDTSAPEGHLPLRNGHLHPSRLMSYFVKILIGDHLTRFDPGLRFSSLASRLVNCNI, from the coding sequence ATGACCGATGAAATTCCAGTCAAAAAAATTTTAGTGTTGTCAGCAAATCCGAAGGGTACAAAACCACTGCGTCTGGGTGAGGAGATACGTGAAATCAAGGATGGGTTACGACGAGCAAGAGAACGCGAACGATTTATCATAGAGTCTGCGGAAGCAGTGCGCTACAGAGATATTCGTCGAGCTATCTTGGATTATGAGCCACATATTGTCCATTTTTCTGGACATGGTTTAGAAGAGGGTTTAGTTTTTGAGGATGAGACAGGACGAGAGAAGCTAGTAGAACCACAAGCGCTAGCTGGATTATTTAAATTATTCGCGGATCAAGTGGAGTGTGTATTGCTCAATGCTTGCTATTCTGAGCATCAAGCTAAAGCGATCGCTCAACATATAAATTACGTTATTGGCATGAGTCACGCGATCGGTGATAAAGCCGCGATTGAATTCGCTGTTGGTTTTTACGATGCTCTGCTCGCTAGAAGAAGTGTTGAAATTGCTTATCAATTTGGTTGTAATGCTATTCAAATGGCAAGTATTCCAGAGCATCTGACACCGAAACTTTTGAAACAAGCTGAAGCTGAATTAAAGAAGTTGCAAAACTACGACGATATTAAAGACGAATACGTAAATTTACTGAAACAAGAAGAGGAACAACAAGAAGCCCAGAAGCGACGACAAGAGGAACAAGTAGAAGCTCACAGACTACAACGACAACAAGAACAACAAGAAGCCGAAAGACTGCAACGACAAAAACAAAAGACTAATGACCTGCCCTCTGAAAAGGGAGTAGACTACACCAAACTGCGTGACTTGCTAGCAGCAGGCAAGTGGAAAGACGCAGATCAGGAAACTCTGGCAGTGATGCTCCAAGCCACTGGCAGAGAAAAAGAAGGTTGGCTTGATTATGAATCTATTAAAAAGTTTTCTTGCACAGACTTACGCACCATTGACCAACTTTGGGTAAAATACAGTAATGGGCGATTTGGGTTTAGTGTGCAAAAGCGCATTTGGGAAAGTGTAGGAAAAGACTACGGCAAGTTTGGTGATCGCGTCGGCTGGCGTCAGATGAGAACAGAGATAGTTGACAAATGGTTTGGATTGAAACAAGAAACCCAACATCAACCCTTTTGGCTAAACCAAGATCAATTAACCTACGACACTAGTGCCCCCGAAGGACACCTTCCCTTAAGAAATGGCCATCTCCATCCATCTCGATTGATGTCTTATTTTGTTAAGATTTTGATCGGTGATCACTTGACCCGGTTTGACCCGGGTCTTAGATTCTCTTCTCTCGCGTCGAGACTTGTAAACTGTAACATATAA
- a CDS encoding pentapeptide repeat-containing protein: protein MLQSTTQNLRFQAIQFLEQTPEQRLQILQKIGIARYDFLTKMRLNEANINCLIRFLQNPNQLKFPNLIEADLSNLILDEVNFIRGNLSKANIQNSSLKNADLLFANFTNADLRNADLQGATLNETIWLNALVDECRFGEGIGLTISQRKDLQLRGARFDY from the coding sequence ATGTTACAATCCACAACCCAAAACCTCCGATTCCAAGCCATCCAATTTTTAGAACAAACTCCCGAACAACGTTTGCAAATTCTCCAAAAAATTGGTATAGCTCGTTATGACTTTTTAACCAAAATGCGCTTAAACGAAGCAAACATAAATTGTCTCATACGCTTTTTACAAAATCCAAATCAGCTAAAATTTCCTAACTTAATCGAAGCCGATTTATCTAACTTAATTTTGGATGAAGTAAATTTTATTCGTGGTAATTTATCAAAAGCAAATATCCAAAACAGCAGTTTAAAAAATGCAGATTTACTATTTGCTAACTTTACTAATGCAGATTTAAGAAATGCAGATTTGCAAGGAGCAACTCTGAATGAAACTATATGGTTAAATGCTCTTGTAGATGAGTGTCGATTTGGTGAGGGTATTGGTTTAACAATAAGTCAACGTAAAGATTTACAACTTCGCGGCGCTAGGTTTGATTATTAG